In Actinoplanes sp. NBC_00393, a single genomic region encodes these proteins:
- the prfA gene encoding peptide chain release factor 1: protein MSNDRLTTLLDEYADLEKRMEDPSIHADQALVRRVGRRFAELAPLYAAHQELEAARADLAAAKELAAEDPAFASEVEAVAAVLPALEEKLGEMLIPRDPNDAKDAIIEIKAGEGGQESALFAGDLLRMYTRYAERRGWVVEVIDSQESDLGGVKDISVAVKTRGVPEGGHGVWSRMKWEGGVHRVQRVPVTESQGRIHTSAAGVLVLPEAEEVDVQIEPGDLRIDVFRSSGPGGQSVNTTDSAVRITHLPTGTVVSCQNEKSQLQNKESAMRILRSRLMAVAQEAADAAAGDARKAQVRTVDRSERVRTYNFPQNRITDHRIGYTAYNLDLVLGGELDGVLDALAGADRAARLAGDTELSRRQ from the coding sequence ATGAGCAACGACCGCCTGACCACGCTTCTCGACGAGTACGCGGACTTGGAGAAGCGGATGGAGGATCCGTCGATCCACGCCGACCAGGCCCTGGTCCGGCGGGTCGGTCGCCGCTTCGCCGAGCTGGCGCCGCTGTACGCCGCCCACCAGGAGCTGGAGGCGGCCCGGGCCGACCTGGCCGCGGCCAAGGAGCTGGCGGCCGAGGACCCGGCCTTCGCCTCCGAGGTCGAGGCGGTCGCGGCGGTTCTGCCGGCGCTCGAGGAGAAGCTCGGCGAGATGCTCATCCCGCGCGACCCCAACGACGCCAAGGACGCGATCATCGAGATCAAGGCGGGTGAGGGCGGCCAGGAGTCCGCGCTGTTCGCCGGGGATCTGCTGCGCATGTACACCCGGTACGCGGAGCGCCGCGGCTGGGTGGTCGAGGTGATCGACTCGCAGGAGTCGGACCTCGGCGGTGTGAAGGACATCTCGGTCGCGGTGAAGACCAGGGGAGTGCCGGAGGGCGGCCACGGCGTCTGGTCCCGGATGAAGTGGGAGGGCGGCGTGCACCGGGTGCAGCGGGTGCCCGTCACCGAGTCGCAGGGCCGGATCCACACCTCCGCGGCCGGCGTGCTGGTGCTGCCGGAGGCAGAGGAGGTCGACGTCCAGATCGAGCCCGGGGACCTGCGGATCGACGTGTTCCGTTCGTCCGGCCCGGGCGGGCAGTCGGTCAACACCACCGACTCCGCGGTCCGGATCACCCACCTGCCCACCGGCACCGTGGTGAGCTGCCAGAACGAGAAGAGCCAGCTGCAGAACAAGGAGTCCGCGATGCGGATCCTGCGGTCCCGGCTGATGGCGGTGGCACAGGAGGCGGCGGACGCGGCGGCCGGTGACGCGCGCAAGGCCCAGGTGCGTACGGTCGACCGCTCGGAACGCGTCCGGACGTACAACTTCCCGCAGAACCGGATCACCGACCACCGGATCGGCTACACCGCCTACAACCTGGACCTGGTGCTCGGCGGCGAGCTGGACGGGGTGCTGGACGCCCTGGCCGGCGCGGACCGCGCCGCCCGTCTGGCCGGCGACACGGAGCTCAGCCGACGGCAGTGA
- the rpmE gene encoding 50S ribosomal protein L31, translating to MKSGIHPEYTTTNVICSCGSTFTTRSTAKGGEIRVETCSACHPFYTGKQRVLDTAGRVAKFQAKYAKVNAGKKK from the coding sequence ATGAAGAGCGGCATCCACCCGGAGTACACGACGACCAACGTCATCTGCTCCTGCGGCAGCACCTTCACCACCCGTAGCACCGCCAAGGGCGGCGAGATCCGCGTCGAGACCTGCAGCGCCTGCCACCCGTTCTACACCGGCAAGCAGCGCGTCCTCGACACCGCGGGCCGGGTTGCGAAGTTCCAGGCGAAGTACGCGAAGGTCAACGCCGGGAAGAAGAAGTAA
- a CDS encoding RNA ligase, producing MTLLHDVLDPVELTSALENGHVRSQRHPSLPLVIYNYTEACQYSGAWTPVTLACRGLVVSDTGRIVARPFPKFFNHDQLQEKLDLEARVAVTDKADGSLGVIYHDGSGYAVATRGSFASDQARHATDILRTRYASFVPPAGLTVLVEIIYPGNRIVVDYQGLDDLVLLGTVDIATGRTSGPEAVPDWPGPVVETFGYATLAEALAAPPRDGREGLVVHFTGTDHRVKIKYADYVRLHRLVTGLTPRTVWDVLANGGDLDALTAPLPDEFHVWVSGIAAELTATVEARAAEVEAAFAGIVAALPAGWGRKEFAAAALRTEFRGELFLRLDGKDYRSGLWQRARPAG from the coding sequence ATGACCCTGCTCCACGACGTGCTCGATCCGGTCGAACTGACCTCGGCGCTCGAGAACGGGCACGTCCGGTCGCAGCGGCACCCCTCGCTGCCCTTGGTGATCTACAACTACACCGAGGCCTGCCAGTACTCCGGCGCCTGGACCCCGGTCACGCTCGCCTGCCGCGGCCTGGTCGTCAGCGACACCGGCCGGATCGTCGCCCGGCCCTTTCCGAAGTTCTTCAACCATGATCAACTTCAGGAGAAGCTCGATCTGGAAGCCCGGGTCGCGGTGACCGACAAGGCGGACGGCAGCCTCGGCGTGATCTATCACGACGGCTCCGGCTACGCCGTCGCCACGCGTGGGTCTTTCGCCTCCGACCAGGCACGGCACGCAACCGACATTCTTCGTACGCGCTACGCGTCCTTCGTCCCGCCGGCCGGCCTGACCGTCCTCGTCGAGATCATCTACCCCGGCAACCGGATCGTCGTCGACTACCAGGGGCTCGACGACCTGGTGCTGCTCGGCACGGTCGACATCGCCACCGGCCGCACGTCCGGCCCGGAGGCCGTGCCGGACTGGCCGGGCCCGGTGGTCGAGACGTTCGGGTACGCGACACTGGCCGAGGCGCTCGCCGCTCCGCCGCGCGACGGACGGGAGGGCCTGGTCGTCCACTTCACCGGCACCGACCACCGCGTGAAGATCAAGTATGCCGATTACGTGCGCCTGCACCGGCTGGTGACCGGGCTGACTCCGCGTACCGTGTGGGACGTTCTCGCCAACGGCGGCGACCTGGACGCTCTCACCGCGCCGCTGCCCGACGAGTTCCATGTCTGGGTCAGCGGCATCGCCGCGGAGCTCACCGCGACCGTCGAGGCGCGGGCCGCAGAGGTCGAGGCGGCCTTCGCCGGGATCGTCGCGGCACTGCCTGCCGGGTGGGGCCGCAAGGAGTTCGCGGCCGCCGCGCTGCGCACCGAGTTCCGGGGCGAGCTGTTCCTGCGGCTCGACGGCAAGGACTACCGTTCCGGCCTGTGGCAGCGGGCCCGGCCGGCCGGTTGA
- a CDS encoding phosphatase domain-containing protein, producing MTRLLITRGLPASGKTTFARKLQPDVVRVNRDDLRIMLHGRRLFTQRAEAQVTQAQRAAVEALLRAHGSVIVDDTNLRAKTVREWAELAARFGASFEVHDFTDVPLDECVRRDADRPEDERVGADAIRRMHDRYLAGKNLPLPVPFVERGGPGVVYRPDPELPEAVLVDIDGTVALMTGRSPYDWGRVGEDEPNPAVITAVRAMHAAGHAIVFCSGRDEVCRPETEAWLDLFVGVPYEALFMRSAGDSRKDSIVKREIFEQEVRDRWRIVGVFDDRQQVVRMWRALGLTVFQVAEGDF from the coding sequence ATGACACGACTTCTGATCACGCGGGGCCTGCCCGCCTCGGGCAAGACCACGTTCGCCCGCAAGCTTCAGCCGGACGTGGTCCGGGTCAACCGCGACGACCTGCGGATCATGCTGCACGGCCGGCGGCTGTTCACTCAGCGGGCCGAGGCGCAGGTCACCCAGGCGCAGCGGGCGGCGGTCGAGGCGCTGCTGCGGGCGCACGGCAGCGTCATCGTGGACGACACGAACCTGCGCGCCAAGACGGTCCGGGAGTGGGCTGAGCTGGCCGCCCGGTTCGGCGCGTCGTTCGAGGTGCACGACTTCACCGACGTCCCGCTGGACGAGTGTGTCCGGCGGGACGCGGACCGGCCCGAGGACGAGCGGGTCGGCGCGGACGCCATCCGCCGTATGCACGACCGCTATCTGGCCGGCAAGAACCTGCCGCTCCCGGTGCCGTTCGTGGAGCGCGGCGGCCCCGGAGTCGTGTACCGGCCGGATCCGGAGCTGCCGGAGGCGGTGCTGGTGGACATCGACGGGACGGTCGCGCTGATGACCGGCCGTAGCCCGTACGACTGGGGCCGGGTCGGTGAGGATGAGCCGAATCCGGCGGTCATCACGGCGGTCCGGGCGATGCATGCGGCCGGCCACGCCATCGTCTTCTGCTCGGGACGGGACGAGGTGTGCCGGCCGGAGACCGAGGCGTGGCTCGACCTGTTCGTCGGTGTGCCGTACGAAGCGCTCTTCATGCGGTCCGCCGGCGACAGCCGGAAGGACTCGATCGTCAAGCGGGAGATCTTCGAGCAGGAGGTCCGCGACCGCTGGCGGATCGTCGGGGTGTTCGACGACCGTCAACAGGTGGTACGCATGTGGCGGGCGCTCGGGCTCACCGTGTTCCAGGTGGCGGAGGGGGACTTCTAG
- a CDS encoding RNA ligase family protein: MKYPRTFHLPDSPGATADDRIQHDLSWLDGELVVTEKMDGGNLTFTRDSMYARSLDSGTQPWDRPAKALWAMTAYRIPDDWRVCGESMWARRSIAYCDLPGVFLVFGIWDETDTLLGWDDTVDWARRLELPMVPVLYRGGSISEARSAWAAQRKPSSSEGYVVRAAGRIPAADFSHKVLKWVREDHVRTEASWRHRDDFAVNEFA, translated from the coding sequence GTGAAATATCCGCGGACGTTCCATCTGCCGGACTCGCCGGGCGCGACCGCTGATGATCGCATTCAGCATGATCTGTCCTGGCTGGACGGTGAGCTCGTGGTGACCGAGAAGATGGACGGCGGAAATCTCACCTTCACCCGCGACTCGATGTACGCCCGGTCGCTCGACTCCGGCACCCAGCCCTGGGATCGCCCGGCGAAAGCGTTGTGGGCGATGACGGCGTACCGGATTCCGGACGACTGGCGGGTCTGCGGCGAGTCCATGTGGGCCCGCCGCAGCATCGCCTACTGCGATCTGCCCGGCGTCTTCCTGGTCTTCGGCATCTGGGACGAGACGGACACGCTGCTGGGCTGGGACGACACCGTCGACTGGGCGCGCCGCCTGGAGTTGCCGATGGTCCCGGTCCTCTACCGCGGCGGCAGCATCTCCGAGGCACGCTCCGCCTGGGCGGCGCAACGCAAACCTTCGAGTTCAGAGGGGTACGTGGTGCGCGCGGCCGGGCGCATCCCGGCCGCCGACTTCTCCCACAAGGTCCTCAAATGGGTACGCGAGGACCACGTCCGGACCGAGGCGTCGTGGCGCCACCGCGACGACTTCGCCGTCAACGAGTTCGCCTGA
- a CDS encoding VOC family protein, protein MTSFISHTTVDATDAFALSRWWQQVLGYTDDPEDPNEPGHEECMIISPDGRHKVLFIEVPEPKQGKNRVHFDLRPAEGTRDEECDRLIALGAKPVDDLRVADGTGWVVFNDPEGNEFCVLRSEEELRRTR, encoded by the coding sequence ATGACCTCGTTCATCTCGCACACGACCGTGGACGCCACCGACGCTTTCGCGTTGAGTCGCTGGTGGCAGCAGGTTCTGGGCTACACCGACGATCCGGAGGATCCGAACGAGCCCGGTCACGAGGAATGCATGATCATCTCGCCGGACGGGCGGCACAAGGTGCTCTTCATCGAGGTGCCCGAGCCCAAACAGGGCAAGAACCGGGTGCATTTCGACCTGCGGCCGGCCGAGGGCACCCGGGACGAGGAGTGCGACCGGCTGATCGCGCTGGGCGCCAAGCCGGTCGACGATCTGCGGGTCGCGGACGGCACCGGCTGGGTGGTCTTCAACGATCCCGAGGGCAACGAATTCTGCGTGCTTCGCAGCGAGGAGGAGCTCAGGCGAACTCGTTGA
- a CDS encoding nitric oxide synthase oxygenase, with protein MIVPGYRDHPTEPWDRSAPVDPGEAEDFLRRCYTENPRLGPVEPRLAIVRAQIAATGSYVHTTDELTHGAKMAWRNASRCIGRLYWRSLLVLDRRRARTADEIYSLLVQHLQTAGTGQLRPVISIFAPAQPGMPYARVWNEQLIRYAGYRTEDGRPVGDPRLAGFTAAVRGYGWRGKGEAFDVLPLVIETPGDGVRLYELPERAIREVPLTHPEYGWFAELGLRWHAVPAISNMRLTIGGVHYPLAPFNGWYMGTEIGARNLADTDRYDMLPVVAARMGLDTSRESTLWRDRALVELNRAVLHSFEQAGVKMSDHHTESQRFLTHIRNEEKAGRPVPADWSWIVPPLSGGATPVFHRYYEELDLKPAFYLDDEAAELARDGMRRCPHAN; from the coding sequence ATGATCGTGCCTGGCTACCGGGACCACCCGACGGAGCCCTGGGACCGCTCCGCGCCCGTCGACCCCGGTGAGGCCGAGGACTTCCTGCGCCGCTGCTACACCGAGAACCCCCGGCTCGGACCGGTCGAGCCGCGCCTCGCCATCGTGCGGGCCCAGATCGCCGCGACCGGAAGCTACGTGCACACCACCGACGAGCTCACCCACGGCGCCAAGATGGCCTGGCGCAACGCGAGCCGGTGCATCGGGCGCCTCTACTGGCGCAGCCTGCTGGTGCTGGACCGCCGCCGGGCCCGCACCGCGGACGAGATCTACTCGCTGCTGGTGCAGCACCTGCAGACCGCCGGCACCGGCCAGCTCCGTCCGGTGATCAGCATCTTCGCGCCGGCGCAGCCCGGCATGCCGTACGCCCGGGTGTGGAACGAGCAGCTGATCCGCTACGCCGGCTACCGGACCGAGGACGGCCGTCCGGTCGGTGACCCGCGGCTGGCCGGCTTCACCGCGGCGGTCCGCGGGTACGGCTGGCGGGGCAAGGGCGAGGCGTTCGACGTCCTGCCGCTGGTCATCGAGACACCGGGGGACGGCGTACGCCTCTACGAGCTCCCCGAACGTGCCATCCGTGAGGTGCCGCTGACCCACCCCGAGTACGGCTGGTTCGCCGAGCTGGGCCTGCGCTGGCACGCGGTTCCGGCGATCTCCAACATGCGGCTCACCATCGGCGGGGTGCACTACCCGCTGGCGCCGTTCAACGGCTGGTACATGGGCACCGAGATCGGCGCCCGCAACCTCGCCGACACCGACCGCTACGACATGCTGCCGGTGGTGGCCGCCCGGATGGGCCTGGACACCAGCCGGGAGTCGACCCTGTGGCGCGACCGGGCCCTGGTCGAGCTGAACCGGGCGGTGCTGCACAGCTTCGAGCAGGCCGGCGTGAAGATGAGCGACCACCACACCGAGTCCCAGCGGTTCCTGACGCACATCCGCAACGAGGAGAAGGCCGGCCGGCCGGTGCCCGCGGACTGGAGCTGGATCGTCCCACCGCTCTCCGGCGGCGCCACCCCGGTCTTCCACCGCTACTACGAGGAGCTCGATCTCAAGCCGGCGTTCTACCTCGACGACGAGGCGGCGGAGCTGGCCCGCGACGGAATGCGGCGGTGCCCGCACGCCAACTAG